TGCGGGCGCCTCCGGCTTCGAGGCGCCGTCCCGCGCGGGCGCGCACGACGGGCGTGCCGCGTTTCTCGGCTATCGCCTCAAGCGTCTTGAAGCGCTCGCTCCACGCGCCCCACGGAAGCCAGAGCTCGCCCACGCGGAAATTTTCCAACACGCGCTCGGCGCCGTAGACGTGGTCGGCGCGCGGAGCGGTGACGACGAGCCAGTCGAGGCGGCGGACGCCGCGCCGCCACAGGAAGGGCGAGACGACGTTCTCGCCCACGTCGAAGCGCCGCCCCGAGACGCCGCCCCCGTCCACGAGCATGGCCGCGCGCCCCGGCAGCTCGAGGAGCACGGACTGGCCCTGCCCCACGTCGAGCATCGTCGCCTCGGCGTTTGAGCGGGACGGCGGGAACCAGGGCGGCGTCACCACGAGCAGGCAGGAAATCGCCCAGGCCGCCCAGACGCCCGCCCCGACAAAGCCGGGGCCCGCCCCGGCGATCCAGGCGGGGCGCAACGGAGAAAGGCGCGCGGCGCCCGAAAAGCGGAGCGCGAGCGCTCCGGCGGCGAAGAGCGCGTAGTAGGCCGCCGTGAGCCAGCCCGAGGGGGCCGGCAGGCGGTAGAACGAGAGCGCCGACGCCACCGGGGCGTCGCTCGCCCACTCCACCGGCCAGAGCATCAGGGCGAGGACGGCGCGCAGGACGGCCTCGAGCGGAAGGGCAAAAAGCTCGCTTCCGGGGGCGACGACGAGAAAAACCGCGAGGGCCTGCATGAGAAACCCCATGAGGGGCACGACCCAGAAATTGAGGAGGAGGCCGACGGGAGAGACGCGGTGAAAGCTCTCCAGGATAAGCGGCATGGTCACCGCCTGCGCCGCAAGCGACACGGCGGCCAGGAACTCCAACCGCAGCGGAAGCGCCGGAAGGCGCTGCGCAAGGGGGAAGGCGAGCAGCATGATGGAAAGCGTGGCGCCAAAGGTGAGCTGGAAGCCGAGGTCGAAGAGGTCCCGGGGGCGCCAGACGAGCAGGATGAGCGCGGCCGCGCCGAGCACATTGACGGGGACGACGCGGCGGTGGAAGAACCGCGCGGCGAAATAGACCGACGTCATGACCGCCGCGCGCAGGATCGAGGCGCGCACGTCCGCGAGCGCCGCGAACGAGACGAGCGCCCCGATGGCCGCGAGCGCCGCGACGCGGTGCCCCAGGGCCAGGGAGCGCGCGAGGAAAAAGACGCCGAAGCCCAGGATGCCCATGTGGAGGCCCGAGATGGCGAGCACGTGGAAGGTGCCGGTCTCCTTGAAGCGCCGGCTGTCGCCGGGGTCGAGGTGGGCACGGTTTCCCGTGGCGAGCGCGAGTAGAATCCCGCCCTGGCGGTCGAAGAGGGTCTTCTTCCCGGGGAAATGGCGCACGAGCGCGCCCTCGACGGCGCGCCGCGTTCTCCCCACGGCGCGGTCGAGGGGGCCCGCGCCAGAGCGCTTCTCGACGACGCGGGGGACGCGCGTGTTGGCCACGAGCTCGACGCCCCGGCGGCGCAGGAACTCGCCGTAGTCGAAGCCCCCCTCGTTGCGGTAGGTGCGGGGAAAGTTAAGGGTGGTCTTGAGCCGCAGCCGGTCGCCGCGTCCGAACGGCAGGCTCCGCCGGAGCCGCCATGGCGGCCCCTGCACGCGCACCCGCACGCTCCCCTCGAGGGGCCCGTAGACCCTGACCACGTTGCGCCCGGAGTCGTAGTACGCAAGATTCTCCGCCGCCACCTCCAGATAGGTGCCGAACGCCGCGTGGACGGGCGCCGCCTCGAGCACCCCCTCGAGCGTCACGGTGACGCCGAGCAATTTTTCCTCCTCCGCGAGCGAGGCGATGCTCCGGGGGGAGGGCCGCGCGGAAAAGGAGGCCCACGCCGAGGAGAGGAACACGAACGCGACCGCCGCGGCCGACAGCGAGAGGAATTTCCTCCCCGCGCGGTGGGCGGCGAAGGCGCCGAGCGCGAGGAGCACGGCCCCCGACGCCGCCCCCTCAAGCGACGGAGAAAAGCCCGCCCGCTCGGCGAGAATCCCTCCCACCCAAGCCGCACTCACGAACGCCAGGGGCGCGCGCCGGAATTTCTCCAGCCATGCGGTGGAATCGGGAGGCATCGCCGCGACAGGATAGCATGCAAATCAGAAATGACCGATGACAGATTACAGATGACCGATGACTAATGACCAATAGGGTTCAGGGGTTCGGGGGCTTACCCGCCAAGATCGTTAGGGCGGGCCGGCAACCCAGACTAAGAGTCTGGGCAAGCTCCGGCAAAAGCGGCAATTCCGGCAAAAGCGGCAATTCCGGCAAAAACGGCAAAATCCTTGACGAATCGCGGAAACGGCACCATGTTGCAAGGGATGAGACCGGAAACCAGTATACGTCCCCACATGCGTCATCCCGACCGAAGCGGCGCTGGAGCGGGAGTGGATGCGGTGCTACGCCCTCCTGGAGCAGCGACGGCAGCAACGGGAAAGCGACGATCCCCCGCCGCTCCACAGCATCCTGCGCATGGGGTGAATCCCGGAAAAAAGGGCGATTCTACGAAACGAAGCCACTAAGTGGCGTCAACAAAGGGTTTTTTAATTGGCCCTAGGAACAAAGCCACTAAGTCGCGTGGATAAAGGATTTTTTTGAGACTCGAACAAAGCCGCTATGTGCTTATGAATAAAGGATTTTTTAATCTTGACTGTCACCAGACAAGTTTTGAGCCCGGGGAGGAAACCGAGGAACGGCTTATTGGCTCTTTGACAATTTCATAGGCGGCGCCTTTCGCCAGCTCGACCGCGCGAAAAAAAGGGAAGTGGTCAAGCCGCACGACCGATTAGTACCGCTCGGCTGAACGCGTCACCACGCTTACACCTGCGGCCTATCAACCTCGTCATCTCCGAGGGGTCTTAAGGGACCTTAACGGTCCGGGAAAGCTCATCTTGAGGGGGGCTTCACACTTAGATGCCTTCAGCGTTTATCCCTTCCGTACTTAGCTACCCTGCGACTGCCCCAGGCGGGACAGCAGGAACACCAGCGGTACGTCCATCCCGGTCCTCTCGTACTAGGGACAGCTCCTCTCAGCTTTCCTGCGCTCGTTGTAGATAGGGACCGAACTGTCTCACGACGTTCTGAACCCAGCTCACGTACCACTTTAATCGGCGAACAGNNNNNNNNNNNNNNNNNNNNNNNNNNNNNNNNNNNNNNNNNNNNNNNNNNNNNNNNNNNNNNNNNNNNNNNNNNNNNNNNNNNNNNNNNNNNNNNNNNNNAACTGACAGCGCGGTGCCTGCGTGCTCAGACACGACCGTTCCGGGCACGACGGTGACGGTGAATCCGCTGCCGACGCCCGTCATCTTGGAAACCTGCGGAGTTCCGAACTCGACGCTGGATGCCGGCGCGGGCTACGCGAGCTACTCGTGGACCTCGGTGCCTCCGGGCGAGCCCGGCGATGGAGCGACGACGCAGACTGTCCAGGTGCCGTGCAATTCGACGGGCAGCTACACCGTGACGGTGGAGGACGGCAACAACTGCTTCGGGACGTCGCCTGCAGAGGATGTCACGAACTGCACGTGTCCCTGCATCACGAGCGCGACGGCAACGGCGCTCGGGCCGACAACGTTCTGCGAGGGCGGCTCTGTGGACCTGGTGGCCACGCCGGACGACGGCCTCGGACCGTTCACGTACCTGTGGAGTCCGGGCGGCGAGACGACGCAGACGGTCACGGTGGGTGTGGCCGATACCTACTTCTGCGACGTGACGGACACCGATCCGGGCTGCGGCAACACGGTGACGAGCAACTCGATCGTGGTGACGGTGAATCCGCTGCCGACGCCTGTTATCACGGAGACCTGCGCGGCTCCGCTGGATTCGACGCTGGATGCCGGCGCGGGCTACGTGAGCTATTCGTGGAGCACGACGCCTCCTGGCGGGCCCGGCGACGGGGCGACGACGCAGACTATCCAGGTGCCGTGCGATACGACGGAGACCTACACGGTGACGGTTGAGGACGGCAACAACTGCTTCGGAACGTCGCCCTCTGAGGCGGTGTGTGGGTGCGGCGCGGCGCCGCCGGATGAGCCGTCGGATGCACCACCATATCTGAAGATAGCGAATGCAGCGGGAACGCAGGTGGACGTGGAAGATGAGAGCGGCAGCGGAGCAACCGCCTACGTGGTGTATGAGAACCCGATAGGGACGTTCTACGGGACGCCCGGACAGAGCGGGTGCCTGGTACCGATCGGGGCTGGGGCAGAACCCGGGACGGTGCGACTGAATTACGATATGGGAGCGCCGGATGTGTGGATCGTGGTGACGGCGGCGAACGCGGCGGGCGAGTCGAGCGCCGGACGTTCATGGGATTCGGCCGCAGGCTACGTGGAGCGGAGAGACGCCGGTTGGCCGCCTGAAGTGAACTGCCCGTAGGGCTTAACCTTCTTTGCAACCCGCCGCTTAGGGGCCTCCCCAGGGGAGGGGAGGTCCCCTTTTTTTGGGCTTACTCCCCCTTTCTTCCCTTTCCCTCGAGGGAGCGGTGCGGCCTTGCGGCCCGGTTTACTCCATCTCCGTCAGGTCTACCACGCTCGGGGCCATCTTGCGCAGCGTCCGCATCCCCACGCGCTGCCAGGCGATGGCCTTGCTGTAGACGATGTGCAGCATGTAGTGCAGGTCGGGCGGGGCGCCCTGAATCAGCTTGACCCACTTCATGAACATGAGGATGCCCGAGGAATTGAGGTAGGAGAGCTTGGTGAGGTTGAGGCACACCTCGGAGGCACCATGCTCGAGCGCTTCCCGGTGAACCTTTTCCACGTAGGGGAAGAAAATTTTCGAGGGGTTCTCCATCGAGATCTCGCCGACGAACTCGAGTTCGATCCCCTTGTCCGTGCTCTTGGGGAGAATCTTGACGCCCGGGTGAAGGAGCGGCGAGACGTCGTACCAGGTCATGCGCCCTGCTGCGCCTCTTTCGCTTCGAGGTATCGCTCGGCCTCTATGGCGGCCATGCAGCCCGTGCCGGCCGCGGTGACGGCCTGCCGGAACACGTGGTCCTGGACGTCCCCGCAGGCGTAGACGCCCTCGACGTTCGTCGCGGTCGAGTCGGGCCTCGTGACGAGGTAGCCTTTGGCGTCCATCTCGAGCTGCCCCTTGAAGATGTCGGTGTTCGGCGCGTGGCCGACGGCGACGAACACCCCCCCGCAGGAGACTTCCGTCGTCTCCTTCGTTTTCTTGTTACTCAGGCGGACGCCGGTCACCCGCTTTCCGTCCCCCAGGATTTCCCGCACTTCGGAATCCCAGACGAAGTCGATCTTGTCGTTCTTGAAGGCGCGGTCCTGCATAATTTTACTCGCCCTCAGCCGGTCTCGCCGGTGCACGACCGTGACCTTGGACGCGAACCGGGTGAGAAAAAGCGCCTCCTCCAGCGCCGAGTCGCCCCCGCCCACGACGATTAATTCCCGGCCCTTGAAGAAGGCCCCGTCGCACGTTGCGCAGCTCGAGACGCCCCGGCCCCGGTACTTCGCCTCCGACTCGAGCCCGAGCCACCTGGTGGAGGCGCCGGAGGCGACGATGAGCGTCTTCGCGCGGAGCGCCCGGCCGCCGTCCGTGGCGACCTCGAAGGGCTGCGCGCCGAGCTCCACGGCCTCGACGCGGTCCGTCAGGAATTCCGTGCCGAAGCGCTCGGCCTGCCTCGTCATGAGGTTCATGAGCTCGGGGCCGAGAATTCCCTCCGGAAAGCCGGGAAAATTCTCCACGTCGGTAGTTATCATGAGCTGGCCGCCGGGCTCGTTCCCGTGGACCACGACCGGCTCCAGGCTGGCGCGTGAGGTGTACACGGCGGCGGTCAGTCCGGCCGGGCCGGAGCCGATGATGACGACGTTCCTCGCGTTTTCCGCCATGGGCTCAGTGCTTTCCCGTTAGGTATGATCAGGTATGAGTCGAGAAACTATTATACATTAAAAACGAAAGCCGGGCTTTACCGCCCGCCAGCAATCGGCCCCTTCGCGCCGGGGATTAAAAAAGAAGGAAGCGCGGCGGGAGGGCTAGCACTTACCATGCTTAGGCACCGCGCTTCCAGGATTTCCTTTATAGCACGAATTCCGGCATTGTCAAGGGGAAAGGGAAAAGAATATGGGGTATAGTGCCATCCGCCATCTACCAACTGCTAGCTCCTTGCTGCCTCAAATTCTGCTACAATGAAAAGGGCGTAGAACATAGAACGATAGGACGATAGAAGGATAGTGAGCTTGAAATCCCGCCGATTTATCGTTTTCCTCGCGGTGGCCGTGGTAGTTCTGGCGGTGGCGGTGGCGGTGGCGGTCGCGGTGTGGCGGCCGTGGCGCTCGCCCGCCGGCTCACCGGCCGACGCCTCGGCTGAAAGCCGGTCCCCGGAGAGGCGGAACCTTATCCTCGTCACGCTCGACACCACGCGCGCCGACCGCTTGGGGTGCTACGGCTACGAGAGGGGGGAGACGCCCGCCCTGGACCGCCTCGCGGAGCAGGGGGTCACCTTCGACGCGGCCTACGCCCCCACGCCCATCACGCTTCCCTCCCACGCCACGCTGCTCACGGGCCTTTACCCCGTCTTTCACGGCGTCCACAACAACGGCAGCTACGAGCTTCTCAAGGGGTACCGCACGCTCGCGGAGATCTTTCGCGAGAACGGGTGGCGGACCGGCGCGTTCATCTCGGCCTTCGTGCTCCATTCGCGCTACGGCATGGCGCAGGGCTTCGAGGCGTTCGGCGACAACCTCCTGAACGGCTACCCGAAGATCAACTCCCTGGAGATCCGGAGCCGCTCGGCGCAGAAGACCCTGGACGAGGCTTTCCTTTGGCTCAAGGACGTGCGCAAGGAGAGGTTCTTTCTCTGGATTCACTTTTTCGACCCCCACCGCCCCTACCGCGCCCCGGCCCAGTTCGAGAAAAAATTTTCGAGGGATCCCTACGACGGGCAGATTGCCTACATGGATAGCGTCATCGGGGAGATGCTCGCGCGCCTTGAGCGCTGGCGGATTCTCCGGGACACGCTCGTGGTCGCCGTCGGCGACCACGGCGAGAGCCTCGGCGAGCACAAAGAGGGAAGCCACGCCTTCTTCATCTATAACGCCACGATGCTGGTACCGCTCATCTTCTCGCAGCCGGGCGTCCTGCCTTCGGGAAAGCGCTTCGCGCAGTCGATGAGCCTGACGGACGTCGCGCCCACGCTCCTCGAGTACTTCGACATTACCCCTTCGGGCAAGATGCAGGGGGAGTCGGTTCTCGCGGCGATGGAGGGGCGCGAGCCCCTGCGTGACCGGGCCGCCCTGCTCGAATCGGTCTTTCCCTACGAGAGCTACCACTGGGCGCCCCTGGCGGGGCTTGCGCTCGGGACCGAGAAGTACATCGAGGCGCCCGTGCCGGAGTACTACGACCTGGCGCGCGACCCCGGGGAGACGCGCAACCGGTGGAGCGAGGAGCCGGAGAAGCAGGCGCGGCTGGTCAGGCGCTACAGGGAGGAGAGAGAGAAATACCTTCCCGAGGGCGGCGAGCCCGAGTTCTCGCGCCGCGAGATGAGCAGCGAGGAAATGGAGGTTCTCAAAAGTCTCGGCTACGTCTTCGGCGAGGGCGGCGGCGAGGGCGGCGAGCTCCGGGACCCGAAGGACGCCATCGAGATCCTGGAGCGCCTCAAAATTCTCGAGAACATGATCGCGAACAAGGATCACCCCCTCGCGCAGAAGGATCTCGAAGAGATCGTGCAGCTCGACCCCGGCAACTACCAGGCACTCTACCTTCTGGGGCAGGTGTACGAGAAGCAGAAGCGCTGGGACGAGGCGGTCGCGCTCTTTCGGAAAGCCTACAGCATCAAACCGACCAAGGGCCTCGCGCGGGTCGGAATCGGACGCTACTACCTGAACCGGGGCGACCTGAAGAGGGCCAAGGAGGAATTCCTCGCGGCCGCGCAGGATATGCACTGCCCGGACGCCCACCTGGACCTGGCGTTCGTGTATTTGAGGGAAGGGGACATGGACGGCGCCATCGCGACCCTCAAGAGGGCCAAGGAGCTTTTTCCCTACAACGAGAAGATGTACAACAACCTGGGGCTGATCTACGTGAAGAAGGGCCTCCGGGACCTCGCGCGCGAGCAGTTCAAGCTGGCGATGTCGATCCGGGAGAACTACGAGCGCGCACGTACGAACCTGAAGCTACTCGACGGCGGCGTGAGCGAGGTGGCCGATCCGACGATGGAGTAATCTCGGAAAGAAGCCGCGCCGGGCACGGCCCGCTCAGAACAAATACTTAATCAGCTCGAGACTCTTGCTCCAGTACCACGCCTCGATCCGTCCGCCCGCGAAAAACTGAACGAGCGCGCCGAGGGAAAGGAACGTTCCGTACGGGAGCGCCGTCCGCCACGTGGCGCGACGGCGGACGGCGAGCCATGCGGCGTAGAGGAGTCCCGCGGCCGAGGCGAAAAAGAGCGTCCAGAGCGCTCCCTTCGGGCCGAGGAATGCCCCCACCAGGAGCATCATCTTCACGTCCCCGAGGCCCAGCCCCTCGCGCCGGCGCAGAAGATAGTAGGCGCCGTACATGACGAGCGTGAGCCCCGCGCCGAGGGCGGCGCCCAGAAGCGCTTGGAGAAAGGAGTGGTTCTCCGCCCACGCGGCGCCGGCGAGGCCGAACGCGGCGCCCGAAAGCGTTACGCTGTCTGGCAGGAGGAAGTGCCGCCAGTCGATGAAGGCCAGCGCGAGCAGGAGGCCCACGAAAGCCGCGCCGTAGAAAAACGACCACCCCAGGCCGTGCCGCAGGTAGAGCGCCGCGACGGCCGCCCCCATGGCGGCCTCCACGAAGGGGTACAGGGGCGAGATGCGCATGCGGCAGCGGCGGCATCGTCCGCGCAGCCAGAGATACGACAGCACGGGCACGTTGTCGTAGGGGGCGATGCGCGCCAGGCAGTACGGACAGCGGGAGGGAGGGCGAACCAGGGAGAGGCCATGGGGAATGCGGTGGATGCAGACGTTGACGAAACTTCCCCAGACCGCCCCGAACGCGAACGCTACGGCAGCGGCGAGCACGGCGGTGGAGGGGTCATGAAGCGATACTGGGATGAGCAAGATACGTCTCCCGTCCGCGGATCGTAGAGGTAGGGCTCGCCGTAAGGGTCGAGCAGCAGCGAGGGGAGAAAGCCCGCCCGTACGAGTGCCGCCAGGCTGTGCGGCCGTCTGCCCCGTAGCGCCCGGTATTCCTCCCGCGCCTTCTCCAGGCGAAGCTTATCTATCTTGACGCGGATCTCGAAAATGTGGCGTCCGGCGATGTTCCGGATCCAGCGGTCGTCGCTTTCGAGGCAAACCTGCTCCCACACCCGGACCGCCTCCTCGTAGCGGCCGGCCTTGGCGAGCATGGACGCGTGGAGGCGCTTCACGGCGGGACTCGAGCCCTGAACGGCCATGGCACGCCCGAAATAGTACGCGGCCTCCTCGTAGCGCGCCTCCTCGTAGCGCAGGAACGCTGCCTCAAACAGAAACATCCATTCCTTCGGGTTGTGCGCGATGCCCTTTTCCAGAAGCCGGACCGCCATGTCGCGGTCCTCGGCGTCGAGGCTCATTACGAGCGACCCCATGTAGTAAGCGTCGGTGAACGTCGAGTCAAGGTCGGTGATGACGTCGTAGATGTGCCATAGGTAGTCGAACCGCTTCATCCACCGCCCCGTGTAGTCGCCGTAGTACTGAATCGACCAGAGGTAGAGAACGTCGGCGAGAAGCATCGTGTGTCCGAGAGAGGTGATTTCCAAATACTCGCTCGAGGGAAGGTAGAGGAAGTGCACCTCCGCGCGGGGGCCGACGCCCTCGCGCTCAATGTGGTGCGTGAGGCCGAGCGCCAGCGCCAGGAAACACACGATGCCCGCCGCGCGCCAGATCATGAGACAATCTTTATCGGGCTTTCCGGTGCCATGTGCGATGAGTTCCGAATTCGTTCGGAAAGTGCAGAAGGTGCGGGGCATCCAACGCGGCGCTTTGCACCTTCCGCACGGTTCATGTCATGTCCTTCCGCTCGAAGATGACGCTCGCCGCAAGGAGCAGAAAGAGCGCGTACAGGACGCCGTAGAGGGCCGGAAGCACCACCCCGTACCGAATATCCACCGGGACGCCGTGCACGAGCTCCGCACGGACGTTGAAGCGCTCCAGGTTCGGAAGCACGAGATAAACCGCGTACCAGAACGATTGCAAGCCCTCGTCCACGGCACGGTTGGCGAGCATCCGGAACGTCCACGAGAGGTGCCCGATGATGTAGAAGGCGAGCGTGTAGAACGCGGCGAGGATGGGCGTGGTGAAGGTGGAGAACACGACTGAAAACGCGAGTATCACGAGTGCCTCGAAGAACGCTAGGAAGGCGCTTTCCATGAGAATCCACTTCCACTCGCCCGAGAAGGCGTAGAGCACCGCGAGAAGCTCCAATCCCAGGAAAACCACGACGACCAGGATGGTCACGGCGAGGCCGAGCGCTTTTCCGAAAAGGAAATAGGCACGGGCGATGGGCTTGGCGAGGACGACATGGATCGTGCGGCGCTCCATCTCGCGTGAAACCAGCCCGATGCCCAGAAAAAGCCCGATCATGGCGGCCGAGAGCGAGATTCCGGAAAGACCGACGTCGGCCATGATTTTCAGCTTGTCGCCGACCGTGAGTTCCCCCAGGACGCGCGCCGAGGCGATGAGTCCCGCCGCAAACAGAAACAAAAGATAGAGGATCCGGTGGCGGACCGCCTCGCGAAACGTGTTCAGGGCGATAGCGTAGATCTTCATGTCGCCGGCCCGTCTCCATCCTCCGCGGAGGCCTCGCTTCGGAGGGCTGGCGCCCCGGCGTCCTCCCGGGCCGGACGCTCAAACAGCTTAACGAGGAGTGCTTCGAGCGAAGGCTTCTGGGGAACGACGCTTTCCACGGTTCCGCCGTTTAGGGCCACGAGCGCGAGCAGTTTGTCTTTCTCCTTCGCGTCGCGGGCGTGCACCATGTGCGCCCCGTCCTTCTCGAGCGCCACGGTGAAATCCTTGAGCGCTTCGCGCTTGATGCCGCGGCAGACGATCTCGTACCGTTGCTCCGGAACCTGCTGCGCCAGGTCTCGCATGGCGACGCACTCCACGCGGCCGTCGCGCAAGATCCCCACGCGGTCGCAGAGCATCTCGGCGTCGGCCAAGATGTGGCTGCTGAAGAAGACGGTCTTGCCGCGGTCCCGGAGCTCCACGAGGAGGTCGCGCACGTCCTTTCGCCCGAAAGGGTCGAGGCCCGCGAGCGGCTCGTCCAGGAGGAGCAGGTCGGGGTCGGCGATGAGCGCCTGCGCGAGGCCGACGCGCTGGAGCATGCCGCGCGAATACTTGCGCAGCGCGAGGGACGCGGCGTCCGCGAGGCCGATGCGCTCCAGCAGCTCGCCGCTCCGCGCGCGGCGCTCCGGGGCGGAAAGGCCCGCGAGCGCGCCGTAGAATTTCAAAAATTCCAGCCCCGTTAGGTAATCGTAGAAGTACGGGTTCTCCGGAAGGAATCCGATCCGGCGCCGCGCGGACGGTCTCGTGTGCGGCACGCCGAACAGCTCGATGCGCCCCCGGTCGAGGCGAAGGAGGTTCAGGGCGGTCTTTATCGTCGTGGTTTTTCCGGAGCCGTTCGGCCCCAGGAATCCGAAAATTTCCCCTTCATGAACGTCGAAGGACACCCCCTTGAGCACCGGGCGCTTGCGGGGCAGGAACCCTCGCCCGAGCGCCTTGTGCACGTCTTCGAGCCGAAGCGCGATTTCCATACCCAACTATGTTAGGCGCGTCCTCGAGAGGGTGTCAAGGCGTGGGAGGAGCCTCTGCGCTCCCCGCGGAAGACGCTGTATAATAACCACGTATGTCTTTAGTGCCTGAAGCCACCTGCTGTGGCGTCCTTTTGGGAGGCCCGTGAGTCGCTTCCACGCGGACGTTCTGGTGCTGGGCGGAGGCCTGACGGGTCTCGCCACGGCCTACTTTCTTCGGGGCCGCAGGGAGTGCGTCGTCTGCGAACGTGAGTCCGCGCCCGGCGGGCTCGCCCGCTCCGTCCGGTGCGGGAAGTTCACGTTCGATCTGACGGGCCACCTTCTTCACATGCGGCGCCCGGAGAACCGCGCGCTGGTCAAACGCCTTCTGCGCGGCAACTGGGTCCATGTGGAGCGGCGCTCGAGCGTCTTCTCGCACGGCGCGCTCACGCCGTACCCGTTTCAGGCCAACCTGCACGGGCTTCCGCCCGAGGTCGTGCGGGAGTGCCTTCTCTCGTTCGTCGGGGCCCGGCAGGCGAAGCGAAGCCCCGAGGCACCCAAGAAGAAATCGTTCAAGGCATGGGCGAGGGAAACCTTCGGCGATGGCATCGCGCGGCACTTCATGATTCCCTACAACGAAAAGCTCTGGCGCACGGACCTCGACGCGCTCACGGCCGACTGGGTTTCGTGGAGCGTTCCGCGGCCGTCGCTCGAGGACGTGGTGCGCGGGGCGCTCGGGATCGGTAAAAAGCAGTTCGGCTACAACCCGACGTTTCTCTACCCCCGGGAGGGCGGCGTCGGCGCCTTCAGCACGGCGCTGGCCCGCCGGGTCGACGGGCTGCGCCTGGGCGCCTGCGTGCGCGCGATCGACCTTCGACGGAGGAAGGTGCGGTTTGCAAACGGTGATACAGCCACGTATAATTGCTTGGTGAGCACCATGCCCCTGCCGCGGCTCGTGGGCAGGGCGTGCGGCGTGCCCCAGGCGCTTCAGCGGCTCGGGGGAAAATTGCGGTTCGTCAACGTGCTCAACTTTAATCTCGGGTTGCGCGGAAAGAAGCGCTGCGAGAGCCATTGGGTGTATTTTCCTGAAAAGGAATTCGTGTTTTATCGGGTAGGCTTTCCCTCGAACTTCGCCCCCGCGCTCGCCCCCCGGGGACACTCGACCGCGTACGTCGAGGTGTCGTACCGTTCCGGCGAGCGCCCTCGCGTTCGGGACCTTTACCGGCGCGTGGTCGAAGGGCTAAAGCGGTGGGGCGCGGTGAAGCGGGAAGGCGACATCGCCATGGTGGACGCGCGGCGCATCGAGCCCGCGTACGTGCTCTTCGACGGCGCGCGCCGGGAGGCGGTCGAGCGCCTGCGCGCTTTTTTCGACAAGCACGGCGTGGCCTCGCTCGGGCGCTACGGGC
The DNA window shown above is from Acidobacteriota bacterium and carries:
- a CDS encoding ComEC/Rec2 family competence protein, whose amino-acid sequence is MPPDSTAWLEKFRRAPLAFVSAAWVGGILAERAGFSPSLEGAASGAVLLALGAFAAHRAGRKFLSLSAAAVAFVFLSSAWASFSARPSPRSIASLAEEEKLLGVTVTLEGVLEAAPVHAAFGTYLEVAAENLAYYDSGRNVVRVYGPLEGSVRVRVQGPPWRLRRSLPFGRGDRLRLKTTLNFPRTYRNEGGFDYGEFLRRRGVELVANTRVPRVVEKRSGAGPLDRAVGRTRRAVEGALVRHFPGKKTLFDRQGGILLALATGNRAHLDPGDSRRFKETGTFHVLAISGLHMGILGFGVFFLARSLALGHRVAALAAIGALVSFAALADVRASILRAAVMTSVYFAARFFHRRVVPVNVLGAAALILLVWRPRDLFDLGFQLTFGATLSIMLLAFPLAQRLPALPLRLEFLAAVSLAAQAVTMPLILESFHRVSPVGLLLNFWVVPLMGFLMQALAVFLVVAPGSELFALPLEAVLRAVLALMLWPVEWASDAPVASALSFYRLPAPSGWLTAAYYALFAAGALALRFSGAARLSPLRPAWIAGAGPGFVGAGVWAAWAISCLLVVTPPWFPPSRSNAEATMLDVGQGQSVLLELPGRAAMLVDGGGVSGRRFDVGENVVSPFLWRRGVRRLDWLVVTAPRADHVYGAERVLENFRVGELWLPWGAWSERFKTLEAIAEKRGTPVVRARAGRRLEAGGARIEVLYPDAEACGEGKAFLVLSFRCGKRSLLLSSDIRRGDEACLVERREGLSRQSRGLSRQSRGLPLPGGGSLRHDALLVPMHGSASASSARFLDAVAPRLALVSVGPNPWGWPSEKALSRYAGRGVPVLRTDRDGMISIAFREDGWRIATFEGSPAP
- the trxB gene encoding thioredoxin-disulfide reductase, which gives rise to MAENARNVVIIGSGPAGLTAAVYTSRASLEPVVVHGNEPGGQLMITTDVENFPGFPEGILGPELMNLMTRQAERFGTEFLTDRVEAVELGAQPFEVATDGGRALRAKTLIVASGASTRWLGLESEAKYRGRGVSSCATCDGAFFKGRELIVVGGGDSALEEALFLTRFASKVTVVHRRDRLRASKIMQDRAFKNDKIDFVWDSEVREILGDGKRVTGVRLSNKKTKETTEVSCGGVFVAVGHAPNTDIFKGQLEMDAKGYLVTRPDSTATNVEGVYACGDVQDHVFRQAVTAAGTGCMAAIEAERYLEAKEAQQGA
- a CDS encoding tetratricopeptide repeat protein gives rise to the protein MKSRRFIVFLAVAVVVLAVAVAVAVAVWRPWRSPAGSPADASAESRSPERRNLILVTLDTTRADRLGCYGYERGETPALDRLAEQGVTFDAAYAPTPITLPSHATLLTGLYPVFHGVHNNGSYELLKGYRTLAEIFRENGWRTGAFISAFVLHSRYGMAQGFEAFGDNLLNGYPKINSLEIRSRSAQKTLDEAFLWLKDVRKERFFLWIHFFDPHRPYRAPAQFEKKFSRDPYDGQIAYMDSVIGEMLARLERWRILRDTLVVAVGDHGESLGEHKEGSHAFFIYNATMLVPLIFSQPGVLPSGKRFAQSMSLTDVAPTLLEYFDITPSGKMQGESVLAAMEGREPLRDRAALLESVFPYESYHWAPLAGLALGTEKYIEAPVPEYYDLARDPGETRNRWSEEPEKQARLVRRYREEREKYLPEGGEPEFSRREMSSEEMEVLKSLGYVFGEGGGEGGELRDPKDAIEILERLKILENMIANKDHPLAQKDLEEIVQLDPGNYQALYLLGQVYEKQKRWDEAVALFRKAYSIKPTKGLARVGIGRYYLNRGDLKRAKEEFLAAAQDMHCPDAHLDLAFVYLREGDMDGAIATLKRAKELFPYNEKMYNNLGLIYVKKGLRDLAREQFKLAMSIRENYERARTNLKLLDGGVSEVADPTME
- a CDS encoding prepilin peptidase, coding for MLAAAVAFAFGAVWGSFVNVCIHRIPHGLSLVRPPSRCPYCLARIAPYDNVPVLSYLWLRGRCRRCRMRISPLYPFVEAAMGAAVAALYLRHGLGWSFFYGAAFVGLLLALAFIDWRHFLLPDSVTLSGAAFGLAGAAWAENHSFLQALLGAALGAGLTLVMYGAYYLLRRREGLGLGDVKMMLLVGAFLGPKGALWTLFFASAAGLLYAAWLAVRRRATWRTALPYGTFLSLGALVQFFAGGRIEAWYWSKSLELIKYLF
- a CDS encoding ABC transporter permease subunit; this encodes MKIYAIALNTFREAVRHRILYLLFLFAAGLIASARVLGELTVGDKLKIMADVGLSGISLSAAMIGLFLGIGLVSREMERRTIHVVLAKPIARAYFLFGKALGLAVTILVVVVFLGLELLAVLYAFSGEWKWILMESAFLAFFEALVILAFSVVFSTFTTPILAAFYTLAFYIIGHLSWTFRMLANRAVDEGLQSFWYAVYLVLPNLERFNVRAELVHGVPVDIRYGVVLPALYGVLYALFLLLAASVIFERKDMT
- a CDS encoding ABC transporter ATP-binding protein is translated as MEIALRLEDVHKALGRGFLPRKRPVLKGVSFDVHEGEIFGFLGPNGSGKTTTIKTALNLLRLDRGRIELFGVPHTRPSARRRIGFLPENPYFYDYLTGLEFLKFYGALAGLSAPERRARSGELLERIGLADAASLALRKYSRGMLQRVGLAQALIADPDLLLLDEPLAGLDPFGRKDVRDLLVELRDRGKTVFFSSHILADAEMLCDRVGILRDGRVECVAMRDLAQQVPEQRYEIVCRGIKREALKDFTVALEKDGAHMVHARDAKEKDKLLALVALNGGTVESVVPQKPSLEALLVKLFERPAREDAGAPALRSEASAEDGDGPAT